In the genome of Monodelphis domestica isolate mMonDom1 chromosome 2, mMonDom1.pri, whole genome shotgun sequence, one region contains:
- the PRR18 gene encoding proline-rich protein 18: MPFPPIQQQQPQQQQQQQQQQQVPGVPTPPTVNAAATRELPKKPTTQRKTAVHAPPVPGSLAPTAGGEKKKRPPEKAEMLLSSSWPSATLKRQLAKRTPGPAASRTQPQPPLRPTQQPLAPATATTSTPTRPLLPATCTMPGLAHSCESLAAGGSSVPGPGAGTSSGGEEEAVRFSLSLTPEAILVIQRRNLEKQLLARQRRPFPSPAADTKRLLSSCPRSKAGAMGTTSGQRKGIAISGAGGTPVGGFGSTSRRPTQSQPQLLSGAMQPLSTTSRGGHLGSGDLRTLLKISLLNEHHKYDDVEYEEEAEAVDEGLVRKCTEWLRGVENAAATRDRAEKLETLPHLGTL; the protein is encoded by the coding sequence ATGCCTTTTCCACCGATTCAGCAGCAGCAGCcgcaacaacagcaacagcaacagcagcagcagcaagtcCCCGGGGTTCCGACACCTCCCACTGTCAATGCTGCTGCTACCAGGGAGCTGCCAAAGAAGCCAACAACCCAGAGGAAGACCGCCGTGCATGCCCCTCCCGTCCCGGGTTCTCTGGCACCCACAGCTGGAGGTGAAAAGAAGAAACGGCCCCCGGAAAAGGCAGAGATGCTCCTTTCTAGTTCCTGGCCATCAGCAACACTGAAGAGGCAACTGGCTAAGAGAACCCCAGGCCCAGCAGCCAGCAGGACTCAGCCACAGCCCCCACTGCGCCCCACTCAGCAACCCTTAGCGCCTGCTACTGCCACCACCTCCACACCAACTCGCCCGCTGCTCCCTGCCACCTGCACTATGCCTGGGCTGGCCCACTCCTGTGAGAGCCTGGCAGCTGGCGGGTCCTCCGTGCCAGGACCAGGGGCTGGCACCAGCagtggtggggaggaggaggctgTGAGATTCTCATTGAGCCTGACCCCAGAGGCAATTCTGGTGATCCAGAGGCGCAACCTGGAGAAGCAGTTGCTAGCTCGGCAACGCAGacccttcccttctccagccGCAGACACCAAACGCCTCTTATCCTCTTGCCCCCGGAGCAAAGCTGGAGCCATGGGTACCACTTCAGGCCAACGTAAGGGCATTGCCATTAGCGGCGCCGGTGGCACCCCCGTTGGTGGCTTTGGGAGCACCAGTCGCCGCCCTACACAGTCCCAACCCCAACTCCTTTCTGGTGCCATGCAACCCCTCTCCACCACCTCCAGAGGAGGGCACTTGGGGAGTGGGGACTTACGAACCTTGCTGAAGATATCTCTCCTGAATGAGCACCATAAGTATGATGATGTAGAATATGAAGAGGAAGCTGAAGCAGTGGATGAGGGCCTGGTGAGGAAGTGTACCGAGTGGTTACGGGGTGTGGAGAATGCCGCGGCCACGAGAGACAGGGCTGAGAAGTTGGAGACCCTGCCTCACCTGGGCACCCTCTGA